The following are encoded together in the Lathyrus oleraceus cultivar Zhongwan6 chromosome 3, CAAS_Psat_ZW6_1.0, whole genome shotgun sequence genome:
- the LOC127132047 gene encoding B3 domain-containing protein Os03g0120900 isoform X1, whose translation MSRNQSKLNLMEEVKEYCSDRGEEEEDEGAEEMIAIAGEESNSSRLQKQLQNTQHEEEEEEAVVVGNLNEKNEERKKEEDLMELRLGGSGSKSNSKSKSKEEGIECSNSKNEEEVEEVIEKEHMFDKVVTPSDVGKLNRLVIPKQHAEKYFPLDSSTNEKGLLLNFEDRNGKMWRFRYSYWNSSQSYVMTKGWSRFVKEKKLDAGDIVSFHRGRAELYRHRLYIDYRPRSHTHSPYSQHHHHHHLIPQYPPSITTMPFYLPNHHFSSCGGLGARSLYNSSQYSPHLPNYSPAAAVSSPIPPLQYYNNNFYTTLHQHHQQQQYHSSSAEHLVNNNMNPLFYLTSSPMTPPTSTMGGGGGGDQHFPGPGAGQGQQQDQRNANVNLPINMIIDSVPVTHHHRSGNLNSSNNSNSSGKRLRLFGVNMECDSSSSSSSAQPNVTMANQSHSLSSTATTTTTTTTSGGGGDHHRGGLSELFDLEPFNYHRRH comes from the exons ATGAGCAGAAATCAAAGTAAATTGAATTTGATGGAAGAAGTGAAAGAGTACTGTTCTGATAGAGGAGAAGAAGAGGAAGATGAAGGTGCAGAAGAGATGATCGCAATTGCTGGAGAAGAAAGCAATAGCAGCA GGTTACAGAAGCAGTTACAGAATACGCAGCacgaggaagaagaagaagaagcgGTGGTGGTTGGGAATTTGAATGAGAAGAATGAGgagagaaagaaagaagaagatTTGATGGAGTTGAGACTCGGAGGAAGTGGAAGCAAGAGCAACAGCAAGAGCAAGAGCAAGGAAGAAGGAATAGAGTGTTCGAATTCAAAGAACGAAGAAGAGGTAGAAGAAGTAATTGAGAAAGAGCACATGTTTGACAAAGTTGTGACACCGAGTGACGTAGGGAAGCTGAATCGACTTGTGATACCGAAGCAACACGCAGAGAAGTACTTCCCTTTGGATTCTTCTACGAACGAGAAAGGGCTTCTTCTCAACTTCGAAGATCGGAATGGAAAAATGTGGCGATTCAGGTACTCGTATTGGAACAGTAGCCAGAGCTATGTGATGACGAAAGGATGGAGCCGTTTTGTTAAGGAGAAGAAGCTTGATGCAGGTGATATTGTGTCGTTTCACCGTGGCCGTGCTGAATTGTACAGACATAGATTGTACATAGATTACAGGCCAAGGTCTCATACTCACTCTCCTTACTCTCAGCATCACCATCACCACCACCTCATCCCGCAGTATCCTCCTAGCATCACCACTATGCCGTTTTATCTTCCTAATCATCACTTCTCATCATGCGGTGGTCTGGGTGCTAGATCATTGTACAACTCCTCTCAGTATTCACCCCACCTTCCAAATTACTCTCCGGCAGCGGCGGTTTCTTCTCCAATACCTCCTCTTCAATATTACAACAACAATTTCTATACTACACTTCATCAACACCACCAACAACAACAGTACCATTCTTCTTCTGCTGAGCATCTTGTTAATAATAATATGAACCCTCTCTTTTATCTCACTTCCTCGCCTATGACACCGCCGACATCAACAATGGGTGGTGGTGGAGGTGGGGATCAACACTTTCCGGGACCGGGTGCTGGGCAAGGTCAACAACAAGATCAGAGAAATGCAAATGTGAATCTCCCCATAAATATGATAATTGATTCTGTGCCGGTTACACATCACCACCGCAGCGGGAATCTCAACAGTAGTAATAATAGTAATAGCAGTGGAAAACGGCTGAGGCTATTTGGGGTCAACATGGAATGTGATTCTTCTTCATCATCGTCTTCAGCACAACCGAATGTAACAATGGCTAATCAATCACATTCACTCTCTTCAACAGCAACAACGACGACAACAACAACCACATCGGGTGGTGGTGGAGATCATCACAGAGGGGGACTTTCGGAACTCTTTGATTTGGAACCTTTCAATTATCATCGCCGCCACTGA
- the LOC127132047 gene encoding B3 domain-containing protein Os03g0120900 isoform X2 has protein sequence MEEVKEYCSDRGEEEEDEGAEEMIAIAGEESNSSRLQKQLQNTQHEEEEEEAVVVGNLNEKNEERKKEEDLMELRLGGSGSKSNSKSKSKEEGIECSNSKNEEEVEEVIEKEHMFDKVVTPSDVGKLNRLVIPKQHAEKYFPLDSSTNEKGLLLNFEDRNGKMWRFRYSYWNSSQSYVMTKGWSRFVKEKKLDAGDIVSFHRGRAELYRHRLYIDYRPRSHTHSPYSQHHHHHHLIPQYPPSITTMPFYLPNHHFSSCGGLGARSLYNSSQYSPHLPNYSPAAAVSSPIPPLQYYNNNFYTTLHQHHQQQQYHSSSAEHLVNNNMNPLFYLTSSPMTPPTSTMGGGGGGDQHFPGPGAGQGQQQDQRNANVNLPINMIIDSVPVTHHHRSGNLNSSNNSNSSGKRLRLFGVNMECDSSSSSSSAQPNVTMANQSHSLSSTATTTTTTTTSGGGGDHHRGGLSELFDLEPFNYHRRH, from the exons ATGGAAGAAGTGAAAGAGTACTGTTCTGATAGAGGAGAAGAAGAGGAAGATGAAGGTGCAGAAGAGATGATCGCAATTGCTGGAGAAGAAAGCAATAGCAGCA GGTTACAGAAGCAGTTACAGAATACGCAGCacgaggaagaagaagaagaagcgGTGGTGGTTGGGAATTTGAATGAGAAGAATGAGgagagaaagaaagaagaagatTTGATGGAGTTGAGACTCGGAGGAAGTGGAAGCAAGAGCAACAGCAAGAGCAAGAGCAAGGAAGAAGGAATAGAGTGTTCGAATTCAAAGAACGAAGAAGAGGTAGAAGAAGTAATTGAGAAAGAGCACATGTTTGACAAAGTTGTGACACCGAGTGACGTAGGGAAGCTGAATCGACTTGTGATACCGAAGCAACACGCAGAGAAGTACTTCCCTTTGGATTCTTCTACGAACGAGAAAGGGCTTCTTCTCAACTTCGAAGATCGGAATGGAAAAATGTGGCGATTCAGGTACTCGTATTGGAACAGTAGCCAGAGCTATGTGATGACGAAAGGATGGAGCCGTTTTGTTAAGGAGAAGAAGCTTGATGCAGGTGATATTGTGTCGTTTCACCGTGGCCGTGCTGAATTGTACAGACATAGATTGTACATAGATTACAGGCCAAGGTCTCATACTCACTCTCCTTACTCTCAGCATCACCATCACCACCACCTCATCCCGCAGTATCCTCCTAGCATCACCACTATGCCGTTTTATCTTCCTAATCATCACTTCTCATCATGCGGTGGTCTGGGTGCTAGATCATTGTACAACTCCTCTCAGTATTCACCCCACCTTCCAAATTACTCTCCGGCAGCGGCGGTTTCTTCTCCAATACCTCCTCTTCAATATTACAACAACAATTTCTATACTACACTTCATCAACACCACCAACAACAACAGTACCATTCTTCTTCTGCTGAGCATCTTGTTAATAATAATATGAACCCTCTCTTTTATCTCACTTCCTCGCCTATGACACCGCCGACATCAACAATGGGTGGTGGTGGAGGTGGGGATCAACACTTTCCGGGACCGGGTGCTGGGCAAGGTCAACAACAAGATCAGAGAAATGCAAATGTGAATCTCCCCATAAATATGATAATTGATTCTGTGCCGGTTACACATCACCACCGCAGCGGGAATCTCAACAGTAGTAATAATAGTAATAGCAGTGGAAAACGGCTGAGGCTATTTGGGGTCAACATGGAATGTGATTCTTCTTCATCATCGTCTTCAGCACAACCGAATGTAACAATGGCTAATCAATCACATTCACTCTCTTCAACAGCAACAACGACGACAACAACAACCACATCGGGTGGTGGTGGAGATCATCACAGAGGGGGACTTTCGGAACTCTTTGATTTGGAACCTTTCAATTATCATCGCCGCCACTGA